One Echeneis naucrates chromosome 1, fEcheNa1.1, whole genome shotgun sequence DNA segment encodes these proteins:
- the g3bp2a gene encoding ras GTPase-activating protein-binding protein 2 isoform X1, with translation MVMEKPSPLLVGREFVRQYYTLLNKAPDFLHRFYGRNSSYVHGGLDPSGKLAEAVYGQAEIHKKVMSLQFSECHTKIRHVDAHATLSDGVVVQVLGELSNNGQPMRKFMQTFVLAPEGSVANKFYVHNDIFRYEDEVFGDSEAELDEESEEEVEEEPEERQPSPEPLQESPNSTTYYETHPVTNGVEEPMEEPAPEPEPEPEPDQDPKLDDIKPDIEEKVMEEMEEKAPSPVPVESPPNTQEPPKAFSWALVTSKNLPPTGTVTSSGISPHVVKAPSSQPRVEAKPETQTPPLRPRDQRTRDRPAFTSRGPRPDGVASSESQTGKPHLSFVNKGGRGDAESGDMDIRRIVRYPDSHQLFVGNLPHDIDESELKEFFMTYGNVVELRINTKGVGGKLPNFGFVVFDDSDPVQRILGAKVEGPIMFRGDVRLNVEEKKTRAVRERETRGGGDERRDMRRNDRGPGGSRGIVGSGMMRERDGRGPPPRGSMAPKPGMGSGRGSGGQGEGRFTTQRR, from the exons ATGGTGATGGAGAAGCCAAGTCCCCTGCTTGTAGGGCGGGAGTTTGTGAGGCAGTATTACACACTCTTGAACAAGGCACCTGATTTTCTTCACAg gTTCTATGGAAGGAACTCTTCCTATGTTCATGGGGGACTTGACCCAAGTGGGAAACTGGCGGAAGCAGTCTATGGGCAGGCG GAAATCCATAAGAAGGTCATGTCCCTACAGTTTAGTGAGTGCCACACAAAGATCAGGCATGTGGATGCGCATGCCACACTGAGTGATGGGGTGGTGGTGCAAGTCCTAGGAGAATTGTCCAACAATGGTCAGCCCATGAGGAAGTTCATGCAAACTTTTGTGCTCGCTCCAGAG GGTTCAGTGGCAAACAAGTTCTATGTCCACAATGACATCTTCCGCTATGAGGATGAGGTTTTTGGAGATTCTGAAGCTGAGCTCGATGAGG AATCAGAGGAGGAAGTTGAAGAAGAGCCAGAGGAGAGGCAGCCCTCCCCTGAGCCACTTCAGGAAAGCCCCAATAGCACCACCTATTATGAGACTCACCCTGTCAc CAATGGAGTTGAGGAACCTATGGAGGAGCCAGctccagaaccagaaccagagccGGAGCCTGACCAGGACCCAAAACTGGATGACATCAAACCTGACATAGAGGAGAAGGTTatggaagagatggaggagaaggcCCCTTCACCAGTTCCTGTGGAGTCTCCACCAAACACCCAGGAGCCTCCCAAG GCTTTCTCCTGGGCCTTGGTGACCAGTAAAAACCTGCCTCCTACCGGCACAGTCACTTCCTCTGGAATCTCCCCCCACGTTGTAAAAGCACCAAGCTCACAG CCCAGAGTTGAAGCCAAGCCAGAGACACAGACTCCACCTCTTCGGCCTAGAGACCAGCGAACTCGGGACAGACCAGCTTTCACTTCACGTGGTCCCAGACCTG ATGGTGTTGCATCTTCGGAATCACAAACAGGGAAGCCTCACTTGAGTTTTGTTAACAAAG GTGGCAGAGGAGATGCTGAATCTGGTGATATGGACATCAGGCGAATTGTCCGGTATCCAGATAGCCACCAGCTTTTTGTTGGCAACCTCCCACATGACATTGATGAGAGCGAGCTCAAAGAGTTCTTTATGA CATATGGAAATGTGGTGGAGTTGCGGATCAACACCAAGGGCGTTGGGGGGAAGCTGCCAAACTTTGGATTTGTGGTCTTTGATGATTCTGACCCTGTGCAAAGAATTTTGGGGGCCAAGGTAGAAGGG CCCATCATGTTTCGGGGTGATGTGCGTCTGAAtgtggaagagaaaaagacaagggCGGTGCGTGAACGAGAGACCCGTGGTGGGGGAGACGAACGTCGGGACATGAGACGCAACGACCGGGGCCCTGGAGGTTCACGAGGCATTGTGGGGAGTGGAATGATGCGTGAGCGTGATGGGAGGGGACCCCCACCTCGAGGCAGCATGGCCCCCAAACCTGGCATGGGCTCTGGAAGAGGCTCTGGTGGCCAGGGAGAGGGTCGCTTCACAACCCAGCGCCGCTGA
- the pkd2 gene encoding polycystin-2 isoform X2: MSSSRVRPQPLPQSQSGRLPHRLDSSEGIEMENIQHQDLGLGGVIGNPSPPSRQAWSRDNPGFEPEDEIMEADWPPASPGRRSVSTASSSSCSSGLGSYNGGGSGSHIPRGGLYPTTTVDAEQQERHGHPNCMKQILHKIRILWGTELMEDSDSSRERYLRNILREMLTYITFLITICILTYGMVSVNMYYYTKVMSQLFLDTPLSATDQSTFRHLSTMNDFWKFTEGPFLNGMYWEVWYNNRSLPENQSLIYYENLLLGVPRLRQLKVHNESCSIYEDLEDEVQDCFNMYTPSNEDTTSFGPKNGTAWVYTTESEMNGSSYWGQVSKYGGGGYYQDLSRTKEESAIQIQFLKDHLWLDRGTRAVFLDFSVYNGNINLFCIARLLAEFPATGGVVTSWQFQTVRLMRYVSSWDYFVGVCEVAFCLFILYYVVEEVLEIRIHRMHYFRNLWNCLDVLILVLSVVAIIMNITRTAMVSNLLKGLLENHTAHPSFEPLANLQIQFNNIAAVIVFFSWVKLFKFINFNKTMSQLSSTMSRCAKDLVGFAIMFFIIFLAYAQLAYLVFGTQVNDFSTFQASIFTQFRIILGDFEFSEIEEANPVLGPIYFTTFVFFIFFILMNMFLAIINDTYSEVKADMSQQRSEMEMTDLIKKGCNKALMKLRLKKTVVDDISDSLRQAGGKLNLDELRQDLKGKGHSDAEIQAIFAKYDHDGDQELTEHEHQQMRDDLEKERDLDLERNSLTRPSSGRSFPRTQDDSEEDDDEDSGHSSRRRGSSSGGVSYEEFQVLVRRVDRMEHSIGSIVSKIDAVIVKLETMERVKLKRRDVVGRLLDAMEDEQMERLVREELELCESDDMVSQVSHPQPATPVGLRPRPASSLSSDGLDTSTNGSSHV, encoded by the exons ATGAGTTCATCCCGAGTCAGACCTCAGCCGCTCCCGCAGAGTCAGTCTGGCAGGCTGCCGCACAGACTCGACTCCAGTGAGGGGATCGAGATGGAGAACATCCAGCACCAGGACCTGGGTCTGGGAGGGGTGATCGGCAACCCGTCCCCTCCGTCCAGACAAGCCTGGAGCCGGGACAACCCGGGCTTCGAGCCCGAGGATGAGATAATGGAAGCCGACTGGCCTCCAGCGAGCCCCGGGAGGAGGTCGGTGTCCacggcctccagcagcagctgcagcagcggcCTGGGCAGCTACAACGGCGGCGGCAGCGGTAGCCACATCCCCCGGGGAGGACTGTACCCGACCACGACTGTGGATGCCGAGCAGCAGGAAAGACACGGGCACCCCAATTGCATGAAACAGATACTTCACAAAATCAGAA TTTTGTGGGGCACAGAGTTGATGGAGGACAGTGACAGCAGTCGAGAAAGATATCTCAGGAATATACTGAGGGAGATGCTCACATATATCACATTCCTCATCACTATTTGTATCT TGACTTATGGAATGGTGAGTGTCAATATGTACTACTATACCAAAGTCATGTCTCAGCTTTTCCTGGACACACCGCTCTCTGCCACAGATCAGTCCACTTTTAGGCATCTCTCAACAATGAATGATTTCTGGAAG TTCACAGAGGGGCCTTTTCTCAATGGCATGTACTGGGAGGTGTGGTACAACAACAGGAGCCTTCCAGAGAATCAGAGTCTCATTTATTACGAAAATCTCCTCCTTGGGGTGCCACGCCTTCGACAGCTCAAAGTCCATAATGAGTCCTGCAGCATCTACGAAGATCTAGAAGATGAGGTTCAGGACTGTTTCAACATGTACACACCATCCAACGAGGACACAACCTCCTTTGGCCCCAAGAATGGAACTGC ATGGGTCTATACAACTGAGAGTGAGATGAATGGCAGCAGTTATTGGGGTCAGGTATCTAAATATGGAGGTGGAGGATACTACCAAGATCTCTCACGCACAAAGGAGGAGTCAGCAATCCAAATACAGTTTCTAAAAGATCACCTGTGGCTAGACAGGGGCACCAGAGCGGTTTTTCTGGACTTCTCTGTCTACAATGGAAACATCAACCTTTTCTGCATCGCCAG GTTGTTGGCAGAATTCCCTGCTACTGGTGGCGTGGTGACCTCCTGGCAGTTCCAAACAGTGCGTCTGATGCGCTATGTGTCCAGCTGGGACTATTttgtaggtgtgtgtgaggtggcATTTTGCCTATTCATCCTGTACTACGTGGTGGAGGAGGTGCTAGAAATCCGTATCCATCGTATGCATTACTTCAGGAACTTGTGGAACTGTCTGGATGTTCTCATTTTGGTG ttgagtGTTGTCGCTATCATCATGAACATAACCAGGACAGCCATGGTTAGCAATCTTCTCAAAGGCCTTTTGGAGAACCACACTGCTCATCCCAGCTTTGAGCCATTGGCCAACCTGCAGATCCAGTTTAACAACATAGCTGCTGtcattgtctttttctcctGGGTCAAG CTTTTTAAGTTTATCAACTTCAATAAGACGATGAGTCAGCTGTCCAGTACTATGTCCCGCTGTGCCAAGGACCTTGTTGGGTTTGCCATTatgttcttcatcatcttcttgGCGTATGCTCAGCTGGCCTACTTGGTGTTTGGGACCCAAGTCAATGATTTCAGCACTTTCCAAGCCAGCAT TTTTACCCAGTTCCGCATCATTCTGGGAGACTTTGAGTTCTCAGAGATTGAGGAGGCAAACCCAGTGCTTGGACCCATCTACTTCACCACCtttgtcttctttattttcttcattctcaTG AACATGTTCCTAGCCATCATCAATGACACGTACTCTGAGGTGAAGGCTGACATGTCCCAGCAGAGGTCTGAGATGGAGATGACTGACCTCATTAAGAAG GGTTGTAACAAAGCTTTGATGAAATTGAGACTAAAGAAGACAGTGGTAGATGACATCTCTGACAGTTTGCGCCAAGCTGGTGGAAAACTGAACCTTGATGAACTCCGTCAGGATCTTAAAGG AAAGGGCCACAGCGATGCAGAGATTCAGGCTATCTTTGCCAAGTATGATCATGATGGCGATCAGGAGCTAACAGAGCATGAACACCAGCAAATGAGAGACGAcctagagaaagagaga GACCTGGATCTGGAACGCAATTCGCTGACGAGACCCAGTAGTGGACGGAGCTTCCCTCGTACCCAGGACGATTCGGAGGAGGACGATGATGAGGACAGTGGCCACAGCTCTCGTCGCCGTGGCAGCAGCTCGGGTGGTGTCTCGTATGAAGAATTTCAAGT GCTGGTGAGACGTGTGGACAGGATGGAACATTCTATCGGCAGCATCGTGTCAAAGATAGACGCTGTGATCGTGAAGCTGGAAACTATGGAGAGAGTTAAACTTAAAAGGAGAGATGTGGTGGGCAGGCTGCTGGATGCCATGGAG gatgAGCAGATGGAGAGGCTGGTGAGGGAGGAACTGGAACTCTGTGAGTCCGATGATATGGTCTCACAGGTCAGCCACCCACAGCCGGCCACTCCTGTGGGCCTCCGCCCTCGTCCGGCCTCTTCTCTGTCCAGTGACGGCCTCGACACAAGCACAAACGGGAGTAGCCATGTGTGA
- the g3bp2a gene encoding ras GTPase-activating protein-binding protein 2 isoform X2 — MVMEKPSPLLVGREFVRQYYTLLNKAPDFLHRFYGRNSSYVHGGLDPSGKLAEAVYGQAEIHKKVMSLQFSECHTKIRHVDAHATLSDGVVVQVLGELSNNGQPMRKFMQTFVLAPEGSVANKFYVHNDIFRYEDEVFGDSEAELDEESEEEVEEEPEERQPSPEPLQESPNSTTYYETHPVTNGVEEPMEEPAPEPEPEPEPDQDPKLDDIKPDIEEKVMEEMEEKAPSPVPVESPPNTQEPPKAFSWALVTSKNLPPTGTVTSSGISPHVVKAPSSQPRVEAKPETQTPPLRPRDQRTRDRPAFTSRGPRPDGVASSESQTGKPHLSFVNKGGRGDAESGDMDIRRIVRYPDSHQLFVGNLPHDIDESELKEFFMTYGNVVELRINTKGVGGKLPNFGFVVFDDSDPVQRILGAKPIMFRGDVRLNVEEKKTRAVRERETRGGGDERRDMRRNDRGPGGSRGIVGSGMMRERDGRGPPPRGSMAPKPGMGSGRGSGGQGEGRFTTQRR; from the exons ATGGTGATGGAGAAGCCAAGTCCCCTGCTTGTAGGGCGGGAGTTTGTGAGGCAGTATTACACACTCTTGAACAAGGCACCTGATTTTCTTCACAg gTTCTATGGAAGGAACTCTTCCTATGTTCATGGGGGACTTGACCCAAGTGGGAAACTGGCGGAAGCAGTCTATGGGCAGGCG GAAATCCATAAGAAGGTCATGTCCCTACAGTTTAGTGAGTGCCACACAAAGATCAGGCATGTGGATGCGCATGCCACACTGAGTGATGGGGTGGTGGTGCAAGTCCTAGGAGAATTGTCCAACAATGGTCAGCCCATGAGGAAGTTCATGCAAACTTTTGTGCTCGCTCCAGAG GGTTCAGTGGCAAACAAGTTCTATGTCCACAATGACATCTTCCGCTATGAGGATGAGGTTTTTGGAGATTCTGAAGCTGAGCTCGATGAGG AATCAGAGGAGGAAGTTGAAGAAGAGCCAGAGGAGAGGCAGCCCTCCCCTGAGCCACTTCAGGAAAGCCCCAATAGCACCACCTATTATGAGACTCACCCTGTCAc CAATGGAGTTGAGGAACCTATGGAGGAGCCAGctccagaaccagaaccagagccGGAGCCTGACCAGGACCCAAAACTGGATGACATCAAACCTGACATAGAGGAGAAGGTTatggaagagatggaggagaaggcCCCTTCACCAGTTCCTGTGGAGTCTCCACCAAACACCCAGGAGCCTCCCAAG GCTTTCTCCTGGGCCTTGGTGACCAGTAAAAACCTGCCTCCTACCGGCACAGTCACTTCCTCTGGAATCTCCCCCCACGTTGTAAAAGCACCAAGCTCACAG CCCAGAGTTGAAGCCAAGCCAGAGACACAGACTCCACCTCTTCGGCCTAGAGACCAGCGAACTCGGGACAGACCAGCTTTCACTTCACGTGGTCCCAGACCTG ATGGTGTTGCATCTTCGGAATCACAAACAGGGAAGCCTCACTTGAGTTTTGTTAACAAAG GTGGCAGAGGAGATGCTGAATCTGGTGATATGGACATCAGGCGAATTGTCCGGTATCCAGATAGCCACCAGCTTTTTGTTGGCAACCTCCCACATGACATTGATGAGAGCGAGCTCAAAGAGTTCTTTATGA CATATGGAAATGTGGTGGAGTTGCGGATCAACACCAAGGGCGTTGGGGGGAAGCTGCCAAACTTTGGATTTGTGGTCTTTGATGATTCTGACCCTGTGCAAAGAATTTTGGGGGCCAAG CCCATCATGTTTCGGGGTGATGTGCGTCTGAAtgtggaagagaaaaagacaagggCGGTGCGTGAACGAGAGACCCGTGGTGGGGGAGACGAACGTCGGGACATGAGACGCAACGACCGGGGCCCTGGAGGTTCACGAGGCATTGTGGGGAGTGGAATGATGCGTGAGCGTGATGGGAGGGGACCCCCACCTCGAGGCAGCATGGCCCCCAAACCTGGCATGGGCTCTGGAAGAGGCTCTGGTGGCCAGGGAGAGGGTCGCTTCACAACCCAGCGCCGCTGA
- the pkd2 gene encoding polycystin-2 isoform X1 gives MSSSRVRPQPLPQSQSGRLPHRLDSSEGIEMENIQHQDLGLGGVIGNPSPPSRQAWSRDNPGFEPEDEIMEADWPPASPGRRSVSTASSSSCSSGLGSYNGGGSGSHIPRGGLYPTTTVDAEQQERHGHPNCMKQILHKIRILWGTELMEDSDSSRERYLRNILREMLTYITFLITICILTYGMVSVNMYYYTKVMSQLFLDTPLSATDQSTFRHLSTMNDFWKFTEGPFLNGMYWEVWYNNRSLPENQSLIYYENLLLGVPRLRQLKVHNESCSIYEDLEDEVQDCFNMYTPSNEDTTSFGPKNGTAWVYTTESEMNGSSYWGQVSKYGGGGYYQDLSRTKEESAIQIQFLKDHLWLDRGTRAVFLDFSVYNGNINLFCIARLLAEFPATGGVVTSWQFQTVRLMRYVSSWDYFVGVCEVAFCLFILYYVVEEVLEIRIHRMHYFRNLWNCLDVLILVLSVVAIIMNITRTAMVSNLLKGLLENHTAHPSFEPLANLQIQFNNIAAVIVFFSWVKLFKFINFNKTMSQLSSTMSRCAKDLVGFAIMFFIIFLAYAQLAYLVFGTQVNDFSTFQASIFTQFRIILGDFEFSEIEEANPVLGPIYFTTFVFFIFFILMNMFLAIINDTYSEVKADMSQQRSEMEMTDLIKKGCNKALMKLRLKKTVVDDISDSLRQAGGKLNLDELRQDLKGKGHSDAEIQAIFAKYDHDGDQELTEHEHQQMRDDLEKEREDLDLERNSLTRPSSGRSFPRTQDDSEEDDDEDSGHSSRRRGSSSGGVSYEEFQVLVRRVDRMEHSIGSIVSKIDAVIVKLETMERVKLKRRDVVGRLLDAMEDEQMERLVREELELCESDDMVSQVSHPQPATPVGLRPRPASSLSSDGLDTSTNGSSHV, from the exons ATGAGTTCATCCCGAGTCAGACCTCAGCCGCTCCCGCAGAGTCAGTCTGGCAGGCTGCCGCACAGACTCGACTCCAGTGAGGGGATCGAGATGGAGAACATCCAGCACCAGGACCTGGGTCTGGGAGGGGTGATCGGCAACCCGTCCCCTCCGTCCAGACAAGCCTGGAGCCGGGACAACCCGGGCTTCGAGCCCGAGGATGAGATAATGGAAGCCGACTGGCCTCCAGCGAGCCCCGGGAGGAGGTCGGTGTCCacggcctccagcagcagctgcagcagcggcCTGGGCAGCTACAACGGCGGCGGCAGCGGTAGCCACATCCCCCGGGGAGGACTGTACCCGACCACGACTGTGGATGCCGAGCAGCAGGAAAGACACGGGCACCCCAATTGCATGAAACAGATACTTCACAAAATCAGAA TTTTGTGGGGCACAGAGTTGATGGAGGACAGTGACAGCAGTCGAGAAAGATATCTCAGGAATATACTGAGGGAGATGCTCACATATATCACATTCCTCATCACTATTTGTATCT TGACTTATGGAATGGTGAGTGTCAATATGTACTACTATACCAAAGTCATGTCTCAGCTTTTCCTGGACACACCGCTCTCTGCCACAGATCAGTCCACTTTTAGGCATCTCTCAACAATGAATGATTTCTGGAAG TTCACAGAGGGGCCTTTTCTCAATGGCATGTACTGGGAGGTGTGGTACAACAACAGGAGCCTTCCAGAGAATCAGAGTCTCATTTATTACGAAAATCTCCTCCTTGGGGTGCCACGCCTTCGACAGCTCAAAGTCCATAATGAGTCCTGCAGCATCTACGAAGATCTAGAAGATGAGGTTCAGGACTGTTTCAACATGTACACACCATCCAACGAGGACACAACCTCCTTTGGCCCCAAGAATGGAACTGC ATGGGTCTATACAACTGAGAGTGAGATGAATGGCAGCAGTTATTGGGGTCAGGTATCTAAATATGGAGGTGGAGGATACTACCAAGATCTCTCACGCACAAAGGAGGAGTCAGCAATCCAAATACAGTTTCTAAAAGATCACCTGTGGCTAGACAGGGGCACCAGAGCGGTTTTTCTGGACTTCTCTGTCTACAATGGAAACATCAACCTTTTCTGCATCGCCAG GTTGTTGGCAGAATTCCCTGCTACTGGTGGCGTGGTGACCTCCTGGCAGTTCCAAACAGTGCGTCTGATGCGCTATGTGTCCAGCTGGGACTATTttgtaggtgtgtgtgaggtggcATTTTGCCTATTCATCCTGTACTACGTGGTGGAGGAGGTGCTAGAAATCCGTATCCATCGTATGCATTACTTCAGGAACTTGTGGAACTGTCTGGATGTTCTCATTTTGGTG ttgagtGTTGTCGCTATCATCATGAACATAACCAGGACAGCCATGGTTAGCAATCTTCTCAAAGGCCTTTTGGAGAACCACACTGCTCATCCCAGCTTTGAGCCATTGGCCAACCTGCAGATCCAGTTTAACAACATAGCTGCTGtcattgtctttttctcctGGGTCAAG CTTTTTAAGTTTATCAACTTCAATAAGACGATGAGTCAGCTGTCCAGTACTATGTCCCGCTGTGCCAAGGACCTTGTTGGGTTTGCCATTatgttcttcatcatcttcttgGCGTATGCTCAGCTGGCCTACTTGGTGTTTGGGACCCAAGTCAATGATTTCAGCACTTTCCAAGCCAGCAT TTTTACCCAGTTCCGCATCATTCTGGGAGACTTTGAGTTCTCAGAGATTGAGGAGGCAAACCCAGTGCTTGGACCCATCTACTTCACCACCtttgtcttctttattttcttcattctcaTG AACATGTTCCTAGCCATCATCAATGACACGTACTCTGAGGTGAAGGCTGACATGTCCCAGCAGAGGTCTGAGATGGAGATGACTGACCTCATTAAGAAG GGTTGTAACAAAGCTTTGATGAAATTGAGACTAAAGAAGACAGTGGTAGATGACATCTCTGACAGTTTGCGCCAAGCTGGTGGAAAACTGAACCTTGATGAACTCCGTCAGGATCTTAAAGG AAAGGGCCACAGCGATGCAGAGATTCAGGCTATCTTTGCCAAGTATGATCATGATGGCGATCAGGAGCTAACAGAGCATGAACACCAGCAAATGAGAGACGAcctagagaaagagaga GAGGACCTGGATCTGGAACGCAATTCGCTGACGAGACCCAGTAGTGGACGGAGCTTCCCTCGTACCCAGGACGATTCGGAGGAGGACGATGATGAGGACAGTGGCCACAGCTCTCGTCGCCGTGGCAGCAGCTCGGGTGGTGTCTCGTATGAAGAATTTCAAGT GCTGGTGAGACGTGTGGACAGGATGGAACATTCTATCGGCAGCATCGTGTCAAAGATAGACGCTGTGATCGTGAAGCTGGAAACTATGGAGAGAGTTAAACTTAAAAGGAGAGATGTGGTGGGCAGGCTGCTGGATGCCATGGAG gatgAGCAGATGGAGAGGCTGGTGAGGGAGGAACTGGAACTCTGTGAGTCCGATGATATGGTCTCACAGGTCAGCCACCCACAGCCGGCCACTCCTGTGGGCCTCCGCCCTCGTCCGGCCTCTTCTCTGTCCAGTGACGGCCTCGACACAAGCACAAACGGGAGTAGCCATGTGTGA